One stretch of Pseudomonadota bacterium DNA includes these proteins:
- a CDS encoding FecR domain-containing protein, with product MNELERALERGELKVRTFWSDEQTERLPAAALARRRRRAVRRMTGAAGVLLGLALAVPTGLRFLEPDNGLVVVSPAQHSAPQHSAPQHSARATPPEPSNEPRLSERTVSFGDGSQAILLNDHSAMRTRRGSSGTVAQLLGGSALFTVRRDPSRVFAVDAGDVRVEVIGTRFTVQRLPFGAQVQVHKGRVRVRWHGRSRSLKAGQEGVFPPEWSASAAREGGNQQADRRRAGDWRELARSGEYRKAYGELQRKSGAPPRDEPADLLLAADVARLSGHPAQALRPLRRLIARFPEDHRAALAAFTLGRVLMDGLERPGEAAASFAKARALWPEGPLAEDALAREIEAHADAGNTAQARRAAKRYLERYPSGRHARTARSVRR from the coding sequence ATGAATGAGCTTGAACGAGCGCTGGAGCGAGGCGAGCTGAAAGTGCGGACCTTCTGGTCCGACGAACAGACCGAACGCCTGCCGGCGGCTGCCCTGGCAAGACGTCGCCGTCGCGCCGTGCGTCGCATGACGGGGGCCGCTGGTGTGCTCCTGGGGCTGGCGCTGGCCGTCCCCACCGGGCTCCGGTTCCTCGAGCCCGATAACGGGCTTGTCGTGGTGTCGCCTGCACAGCACAGCGCTCCACAGCACAGCGCTCCACAGCACAGCGCACGTGCAACCCCCCCCGAGCCGAGCAACGAGCCGCGGTTATCCGAGCGTACGGTCAGCTTCGGCGACGGCTCGCAGGCGATTCTCCTGAACGACCACAGCGCAATGCGGACGCGCCGGGGCTCGTCGGGTACCGTGGCCCAACTGTTGGGCGGAAGCGCCCTGTTCACGGTGCGTCGCGATCCTTCCCGCGTCTTTGCCGTGGATGCGGGAGACGTGCGCGTGGAGGTCATTGGGACCCGCTTTACGGTCCAGCGTCTGCCTTTCGGCGCACAGGTACAGGTGCACAAGGGCCGGGTAAGGGTGCGCTGGCACGGCCGCTCGCGCAGCCTGAAGGCAGGCCAGGAAGGCGTGTTTCCGCCCGAGTGGTCGGCGTCGGCTGCTCGAGAAGGCGGCAACCAGCAGGCCGATCGCCGGCGCGCTGGCGACTGGCGCGAGCTGGCCCGCAGCGGGGAGTACCGAAAGGCCTACGGTGAGCTGCAGCGCAAGAGCGGCGCTCCTCCCCGCGACGAGCCCGCGGACTTGCTGCTGGCTGCCGATGTCGCACGCCTCAGTGGCCACCCCGCCCAGGCGCTCCGACCCCTGCGGCGTCTGATCGCCCGCTTTCCCGAGGATCATCGGGCGGCCCTGGCTGCTTTCACGTTGGGCCGCGTGCTCATGGACGGTTTGGAGCGTCCGGGCGAAGCAGCCGCGTCGTTCGCCAAGGCGCGTGCCCTGTGGCCGGAGGGACCGCTGGCAGAAGATGCGCTGGCGCGTGAGATCGAGGCGCATGCAGATGCTGGTAACACTGCGCAAGCTCGCAGAGCCGCCAAGCGCTATCTGGAGCGCTACCCGAGCGGAAGGCACGCCCGCACCGCCCGCAGCGTGCGGCGCTAG